The genomic DNA CAACGGCAACATCGGTATTCGCGTAGGCTATTGCAACATGTAGGAGATTTTCGCCATCATCATTCCTTATGTTTACATCATCGAGTTTCTTAAGCGCTGACAATGCTTCATAGCCATCAAATCGCACATTTTGAAAAAAATCATCCATCCGCATCATTCCCATTTGTGGCCTTGGTTTTCCAACCAATCTTCTGGCCAATATTTGTTTGGGTCTATGTATCGCGAGTGACCCAGACAGCTTCGCTATCTGGGTGGACGAAATCTATAAGAGGCTTTCTGATTGCGAGTGAGTTGTACAATAAGGATCTTACGACCGCGGACAACCCTGCGTTTGGCGAAATCTCTTATCGATACCAAGATACCACCCCGCAGTTTCTGAATTTAATAAATATTCAAGAACTTCAAAAGTACAAATACCTCTTGTGGCTGCGCCACCCAGAGAACTCTTCGAGATTCTCTGGGGTACCCGGTCCCCTTTTAAACCAAAGGCGGGATTACATTCTCGCGGTTTTTTGTCGGCACAGATACACAATCATCGGGATAGCCAGTCCGACTGCGATTGCGATAAGCCAGAGGGGGTAGTGGACGCCGAATTCGTCGCTGACGGTGAGCGTTTTTGTCAGTGAAGAGGTTTGACGCATCGATTCCAGATTTCCGTGCAGTACTCCGAGGGCATTATTGCCGAAGTGGAACAGCATGGCCGGAAAGATGCTGCCGCTTTTGACGACGAGTAAGCCAAGCAGCATTCCGAGTAATGCGGCATTGAAGACCTGTTGGGGGATCATGTGCATGATCCCGAAAAGGAGTCCGGAAAAAACGATCGCCAGTGTATGCCGGCCTGTCTTGCGAAAGCCCGCCAGAATGAATCCTCGGAAAGCGAGTTCTTCGCAAATTGCAGGAGTGACGGCGAATGTCAACACAACCCAGAACCAGGGAACACTGCCATCAGCCATGGTTGCCAACGCGGCTTTGGCGTGTTCCGGTAATGAGGGGAAAAACCAGGCAAGCCGCACGGCCAGTTCCACGACCAGCGGGTGCATAATGAGCGGTAGAAAGAGACCCAAGGCCAGATATTTCCAGTGCGGGATTCGCAGTTGAAACGTTGAGAGTGGACTGCTCGTCAGGAGTATGCCCATAAACAGAGCCGGGCAGGCGATGATTGCCAGTTGCTGGATGACCAGCAGCCGCATCATCGTCCAGCTTTCCTGACCAGCCGGTGCATTCTGTAACGCGTTGCCGAAGGTTTTCAGCATTGCGAACTGTAACAGCATGATCAGCACGAAGCAGAAGATGGACTCCGAAAAGCTTGGCAATCGTTCTTTGTCGCGGAGCAAATGTTTGAGCCAGAGGCGCATATCAAAGCGTTCAGCTTCGCGGAACAGAACTTCTTCCCGCTGAAACTGATCGATGGCCCACATCAAGGCGAGTCCGCTGTACATGAAGCTACTCAGCAAAACGGGGACAACATACCACATCAATTGCATTTGACCATTGGGGTCAAGCAGCATCCCCTTGAGCAGCAAAGCTGGCCCCATGACCGGAATCAAACTGTAAAAGGGTGTCAATTCGACGGCTGGCGAAAGACAGAAGACAGTCAGCCCCATTGTCACCGTCAGAAGTGGTGTCAAATAATATTGCCCCTCTTTTGTACTCTTGGCAAACAGAGCAAATGCCAGACTGAGTGACGCGAACAGAGCGGCGAGGGGAATTGCAAGAATTCCGACCCAGATCAGTACTTCAAATCCGGGAATAGCCGAGTCGCCCAGAGCCGAGAGTTGTCCACTGCTGGCGGTATTCAAAACGTGGAGACCTGTCATCCCCATGCTGATCAGATTGAGCAGAGCCGTGACGAGACTGAAAAGCAGGACTGTCAGAAACTTTCCGATCACAATTTCACTGCGAAGAGCCGGGCAGATGAGTAGGGTTTCCATCGTGCCCCGCTCTTTTTCACCCGCTCCCAAATCGACTGCCGGATAAAACGCCCCAGTCATCGCCATCACAACCAGCATCGCAGGGAAGAGTTTACTCCAGACATTAGCCGCGAGTTCTTCCCCCTTAGCCAAATCGACGAGTTCCTCGTTGACAGGCCGTGTAAGATCGGTCGGCAGGTTTGCCATTTGCAGTCGCTCGCTGAGAATCGCCTGCTCCCAGTTATCGAGGGCTTCGCGAACGCGGCCGTAAGCGATGAGCGATTTTTCATTGGCGGAATTCCGGATGAAGATCGGACGCATTCGAGTAAGATCATCTTCAGACTCCCGGGAGGCAAGCCGTTCGTTTTCTGAGCGAATATATTCGTCAAAACCTTCAGGGATCAGAATCAATACCTGGATATCCGACCGGGCAAACAGCGTACTGACCTGTTCGGTCAAGGCTTCAATCTGCCCCTGTTTCATGGCGATAACATCGGGTTTCGCACTCTCGTCGGCTTGAGCGATTTCTTCTTTGAGTCGTTTGAGTTCATCGAGCCGGAGTCGGATATCACGAGCGACCTGAAGAATTGTTTCACGTGCATCGAATTTGTTTTCTTCAGAGGAAGTATTCGTTGGTACTTCTGTGGATTTTCCCTCAGGATCGGGAATCATCTGTTGATCAACCGATAAATCCGAAACGACATTCAGCGTGAGCGAATCTCCCTCATTGACGAACCACTGGTCAATAATTCGCGTGCCATCTTTGTTAAGGAGCGGTGGGGCAGGAAGATCATTTGCTCCCAAAATGACAACCGTTCGCGATTGTTCGGAGAACAGGAGCGTCATCTGCATCATGCCGATGCCGAGTGCCGGGTAGAGCAACAGTGGGAGGACGACCACCATGAATAACGTGCGGCGGTCGCGCATTTGATCTGCGACTTCGCGGGAAAAAATCAGTTGAATATTTCGCCAGGTCATCCGGTTGCCGTCTGGTTCGTCCGTGGTTGTTAAT from Rubinisphaera italica includes the following:
- a CDS encoding ABC transporter permease subunit/CPBP intramembrane protease — encoded protein: MTWRNIQLIFSREVADQMRDRRTLFMVVVLPLLLYPALGIGMMQMTLLFSEQSRTVVILGANDLPAPPLLNKDGTRIIDQWFVNEGDSLTLNVVSDLSVDQQMIPDPEGKSTEVPTNTSSEENKFDARETILQVARDIRLRLDELKRLKEEIAQADESAKPDVIAMKQGQIEALTEQVSTLFARSDIQVLILIPEGFDEYIRSENERLASRESEDDLTRMRPIFIRNSANEKSLIAYGRVREALDNWEQAILSERLQMANLPTDLTRPVNEELVDLAKGEELAANVWSKLFPAMLVVMAMTGAFYPAVDLGAGEKERGTMETLLICPALRSEIVIGKFLTVLLFSLVTALLNLISMGMTGLHVLNTASSGQLSALGDSAIPGFEVLIWVGILAIPLAALFASLSLAFALFAKSTKEGQYYLTPLLTVTMGLTVFCLSPAVELTPFYSLIPVMGPALLLKGMLLDPNGQMQLMWYVVPVLLSSFMYSGLALMWAIDQFQREEVLFREAERFDMRLWLKHLLRDKERLPSFSESIFCFVLIMLLQFAMLKTFGNALQNAPAGQESWTMMRLLVIQQLAIIACPALFMGILLTSSPLSTFQLRIPHWKYLALGLFLPLIMHPLVVELAVRLAWFFPSLPEHAKAALATMADGSVPWFWVVLTFAVTPAICEELAFRGFILAGFRKTGRHTLAIVFSGLLFGIMHMIPQQVFNAALLGMLLGLLVVKSGSIFPAMLFHFGNNALGVLHGNLESMRQTSSLTKTLTVSDEFGVHYPLWLIAIAVGLAIPMIVYLCRQKTARM